The genomic DNA GTATTTCTAGAGTTCTACTCGGTTTTCGTCAGGTTAGCCTCTCACAACAAAAGAAGGGCCCTAGCGGCCCCCTGGAGAGGCTTCTTTGGCCAGTAGGGATACCCCTTTCACTTCAAAGGTGGAGAGCAAACCTTGAGGTGCCGGGGTCTTCAAGGCGCCACGTCTGATGCAACGCATGCAAAGTACCTGGTTAAAGCCAGCCCTCTGCTGCAATGTCCTACGCCCATGACATATTTATCAGTGCGTTTCAAGGCTAACACACAAATATGGGAGACTGGCCTCTGTAAACCTTCTGGGCAAGCCTCCAGGCCTATTTTCTCTGATGTCACTGGACTCCAGTCAATTGATTTGCCCTCTAGTCGCCAGCACTTTTGACATTATATTTGCTTGGCCAACGCCTTTAATCCTCCCTGACAGCTTGTGATGTCTGGGAGTGTTTTTCCCTCTAAAAGGAGATTTGTGTTGTTTACTCCCACCATTGCGGGCAGAGTCGGGTCCTGCTGATTTCATATTACATCCTCAATTGAATTCCACCACATTGCCGAGGAGCTTCGTGCCCACCTAGTGAAAAAGCAACTATAAAATGCCCCCCACCAGCAAGCCATTATTGAAGTTGAATAATATAAAGCCTATGATGTAGTAGAGCAAATTCATTGGTGAGTGCCTTTCATTTTTCAACTAAAATAATGCCtgtcatatttataaatatttattttaagtTATGAACTAAACAATGATTGATTAAATAATATAATGGTAATATTAACACTCGTACATTCAGCGTAATGGCACCATCCCTACACACATTCCATAATATACTCAACAGTATGAGAACATACCTTATGCTCAACGCACAGATTGACCTACAACACAGTATATTAATCTCCACAAATATCTCTATCGGATAAAAACACAGATAATCTCACTCCATTTTAGTTGGGGTTGCACGCAGGTCAGGCATGACAGATAATCTGGATTGTGAGGTTAGGAGGTTAACGGCTAATTCTTGGGCCACTGGCCCAGCAATAGTTCCTCACAAACTCTGTCATCTCAGTTTGATTATGATGGTGGCTGCAGGGAGCTGGATTGCTTTGGCTTAGCAGCCACTGGCACTAATGTGAGAGGAGCAAACGGTGATTAAAAGCAACAGACTCTGATGAGGTGAAGATTTATTCCAATTCACACGGGACGTGATCCAAAATCTTTCCGTTCAGCATCGGAATACAATGTAGGCGTGTGGTCACAAATACTAGTATCCACTGACAAACACATCAAATGAGAATAATATGTGTAAAGACAAACGGCAAGGATTTGTCCCAGTTTCCAGTAGAAGTGGTATACACAAAATGATTTTGTTTTCCGAAATCCACATTCAAGTGTAAGTGAGTGGTCTCAAATCATGTCCACACTTCAAAACATATCACATAAGGATGAAATCATCCATTTTGATAAGTGCATTGTCTGTGCTGCACAACCACACAATATCAGTTTGATACATTGATGGTTCCTGTGtagaaacacactctctctctgtctgtctttccctctctctctctctctctctctctctctctctctctatctctctttgtttctctctctcacacacacacacacacacacacaaacacacactgacacacacacacacactaccagacagacatacagacagacaaacccacacccacaaatacccatacacacatacacatacacagaacagTGTGATCTGGAAAAACCTGAAGCAAGTGCGCCCTCATGTGGTTGACCATTGTGAATAATCCAGCACAAGCCAAACTAGGAGCTGCACTGAGCTCTTCTGTTTCTGAGTGAAAAATGCTACTTGCCAATGATATATCCATAAGACATGTTTATACATtcacacaaataaaatatagACACCCTCAATGAAACAGATATAGATACATGAGGATTTAATCTCAAACAAGATACTATGAtattaaaatgataaaaaatgaccattacaaattgctCTGGGAAGACTTGTGAAAAGACAGGAATAAATTAATCCTTAAAATGCCGGTGTCAGTAAAGTGCTGTGAATGTTTTGGCTGCGGGGGCgttcaccacaccacagcactggACTGTGCTGGGCACTGGGGCAACCCTGAGAGTCGGGGTACCTCTGGCGTAAGCGCTCGCCTCCCGCCGCTCCGGCATCTGCTCACCTCCAGACCGTCCCGCCCACCCCAGACACACGGAGCCCCGCGCCAGTCTGCAGGGCAGAGGGACACCACGCACACAAGGCACACTGGGAAGAGACAAGAGGACATTGGTCAGCCATGACCGGCACTCGGGTCTGACGACGGCTAACGGCTGTGCCAGGCTAAGTGAGCTGCTGCTAATAATGTACAGTAGACTATCTGAGAATCCTTCAATGAATTGTTTCAGTCTCTCACAAAAGGCAGGTCAAAAAACCTGATGGCTACTCTGAGAGTGAACTGTAAACGGGCGGGAGGAGCAGTAAGCAAGAACAAAAACTGGAAATATAAGCCTCACAGAAGCGCTTACGAAAGACTGGATGTTGCTGAGCTACACCCATCCTCTCTCCAAgacataacacagacacacacaacagctcagTGGATTTGTCCACTGGATATGAGTGGGGTGGAGCGCCGTCGTCTTGTTCGTTTACCTTTCCCCTCTGGACTTCCTGTGGGCGCGCTGCTCTAGCCTTCACTCTCCGTGCTGTCGGAGGCGTGCTGGACCACAGGGGGCTCCACCAGGCGCTCGTAGGAGAGCACCACCATCACCTGAGCAGGGAGCAATTATGTTAGAAGGTGGGGTACTGTTGCGCTCTAGATGatagtcttttttttaaaacaggtGCGTCAAACTAAAACGATATCAGAAAAAAAGCAGGAAAAGTTTGCACTCTGGAGAAATTGTAGACATACGGTAAGTCTTTGCTGAAAAAGATTTTTTACTGAAGGAgagcagacgtttcagccattaggctattctcaatgctcgcactgAGAATAGCCTAAAGGAATTATGCTACCATCACCCAGGGAGAAGCAGAGTTCATCAATTTCTTACAGAGCACACAGCAACATTTGTCTGACATCTGACATTAACCGTAATTACATTTACTCATGATTGACTGACATTGTTCGGAGGATAACAGATTTAAACACTAGAGTGATATGAAGGCTGTCACACAGGGCCGGCGATGATGAACCAGTCAAACGCGACGGTGGAATTCTGTTAATCGTTTTACTGCACACACTGACAGTGGAATTCTGTTAATCGTTTTACTGCACACACTGCTGGTGCCGTGCTCACCCATCGATGCGGTGGAGATACACTGACCAGGCAGCTGTTCTCTATTATAATGTATCAAAATCGCCCTGAAAAATAGAAAGTGCCCGATGAGGCGGATTTGCCCCGTCGTTCCACTTGCCGTGTGTGTTTCCCCACTCACTTCAATAGATTCTATTCGATTTTGCCGGTCGCCCGCCGTAAATTGCCGTCGCGTCGCCGCCCGCGTGTGCAGGCCTTTAACGTGTGTGACGGAAACAGTTCCTTTCGAATTTCTATCACAtgttgttgacacacacacattgccgtCTTCTATCacatgttgacacacacacacatttccgtCTCcggcatgtgcctgtgtgcctacGAAATCAGGCGCGCGTCACGCTGAGATCTCAGCTGTagatcacacactgaccatgaCGAGCAGGAGGAGGGCCATCATCATGCCCAGCATCAGGTAGAGGTTCCCGGTGAGCCCTCCGGCCCACAGAGGGCCCAGGATGGTGGCCACGCCGCCTATGGAGCGCCTCACGCCCTGACTGAAGCcttcagacaaacacagacagacaaacacagagacagactcaGACAAGGGCCTGGATCTGTTTGGTAAtgaatatactgtgtgtgtgtggggggggggttgtttgtatgtgtctgtgtgtgtgtgtgtgtgtgtgtgcatgtgcgtgtctgtgtgtactgcacAGTGCGGGGTGCACAAAACAGTGTTACATTTTGCCATCCAACCACATGTCACTAAGCACATGAAGTAGACGGTGTGAGGATCTTTTTTCAACGTGTGCTTAGCCTACTGCCTCCTGCCTACCTTGCGTCTTCTCTGCCGTGACTTTGGAGAAGAGGGACACCGTGGCGACGGCCACGAACGGGAGCCCGAGCAGCTGCAGGAACACTCCGACGCCGAACTCGGCCAGCTCCACCGAGTACCCCCCTGCATTCAGAAACCATCCATTTATAACCTCTCAAGCAGACGTGTTTCTGCTGGCGGTAATACCCCACGGGCCATTTAACAGGTCATTACTAGCAGAGGCAACCCATCCTTTCCCACCCTCATTCTGTGGTGCTACTCCAAAACACCTCTGGGGACACGGCTCAAAAGGTCACAGCAATAGCAAGGTGCCACCACTGTACAGTCGAACTGTCAAACTACCTGCGAGTCGAGAGAAATTGGCTGCCATCTTTTTATTCACCCCGCAATAGGGCATTTTAGACGCTAATAATAACTGCTTAAGCCATTACCACTGCTGTTTCTTTATCCTCATACTCATTAAAGCTGTTATATCTTCATTAGACGAGAGGAGGGGTCTACCCGTCTGCCACTCCCCATGCTGGGCATGAGGGCTGTGCCCGTGCCAGCGGGCAGGTGTTTGCCAACCAGCCCATGGTGTGCgccaaggagagggaggaggagggcatggCAAAAGAAGTGCTGCCAAGTCTACAGTCTTCCCAGTCTATGTGGCTGTGGGTAGATTTGTGTTGGTCCTACCCTGAGTATGGGCAATGTAATATTTATTTGCAAAAATAGAAGTGTTCACAAGAGCATGTTTACTACCGTCTCTATTAATATTAAactatgtgtgtggctgtgtgttttgACTCCAATTCGATGTGATTCATTACAGACCAAGAAATCCTTTGTCAAACACAGTTAGCCCTGCAGCCTTTTTTTCACTcaacaccactaccaccaccaccaccacccctcccccccccccccaacaccaaaCTGGGACTACATAATCACAGTGATGTGGGTGGTTCATGTTCCTGCAGACTCCAATCCCACAGCCTTGGCACTGGGAGGCCGGCGCTCCAATTACAGCTCGCCAAAGGAAGGAGGTAGCCGTGGAGGACCCACCTCGTGGTTTGGCCAGGAACAGGAGGCACCAGACGCAGGCCACGGCACAGATGACCAGCCCCGCGGCCAGCACGGCGCGGTCGGCCACCCGGCTGCTCAGCCAACGCACGAAGAAGAAGCCCAGTATCACCTCCACCCCGCAGAGGCTGTACATCACGCTGTTGCCAAGCTCCCCGAAGCCAAAGTAGCGCTGGGTCAAGGGGGTCACCATCGTCTGGAGCAGATGAAAGAGGCAGAAATGACAAGCCCGTGGATAACAGGGTCCGTCGGACATTTTGTATTGTTCACAGTGAAAGATTATTTCAAGGGCCAAGGAtaaaggagagagtggagaagagagagagagaggaaaataaatccagagaggaagggagacatCGGCACAGAGAACGGAGATCCTTCAAGGTGACAGAGATGGAGCCTTCACTGATTGAGTGGGGATTCCCCAGCAATTTTCCAACTGATAGCTCTCACCTCCAATGCAGTCTGGTTGAAGAGTGTTATAAATTGGGTGGTGAGGAGCACGATTACTTCTTCTCTCAGGAACTCTgggaggagagatagaaagagagaaagaaagagagagaacaagaatgagggagagagcaagagagagagagaatgaatgaagaataaagcgagagagggagagagagagtaaaaaactGTTGAAGAGGGAGCGGCACAAGAGAAGCAAAGCGATCGAAACGCACACTTCACACTCCTGACAACCCGTTTCTCTCAAAACCAACAACGGAGGAGATAAAAGACCGCTCTTTCGTTTCCCCCGAAAACAAAGCGAGGAACTTCCCCCAAGCCTACAGTACCTTTCCTGGCGCTGAAGTCTTCAAAGGGATCGGGCTCCTCAGCCTTCGGGGAAGCGGGcgaggagggtgggggaggggagaggcgtCCGGGGGAGCACTGCGCCTCCGACTCCTGCTGGGGATCGACGATGACAGCACCGTAGGTGTCCGCCGGCTCCTCCTCGGCACCCATTAGCGGCTCCTCTTCCTCGCCGTCgtcggcctgctgctgctgctgctgctgcttgggtCGGACCACCGTCTGCAGCTCGCTGCTCTCCGCGGGGGACAGGTCCCAGTACAGCAGGGCCAccgccagctgcagcagcagccacatgCCACACATGAAGAGCTGAGGGGGGCAGAGGGCCGGGagcaatgtcacacacacacacacacacacacacgtgcgcgcacacacacacacacacacacacgtgcgcgcacacacacacacacacacacacgtgcgcgcgcacacacacacacacacacacacacacacatacacacacgcacacacacatgcacacacatgcacacgcacatgcacacgcacacacacatgcacacacacacagacacacacacacatacacacacacgcacacacattagagtGTCATCATAACAGTCTATTGTAATGTCGACATTAGCAGTGGCAGTGAAATGTAATTATTCACACATGAGCAGCCCCATGCGAGAGGGGGTATAATGGGGGTTTGTAACTGTACTCATTTTCCCCATTGATTTTTTTCACCCTTTAATTGCTGTTGTAGGAGAGGGCCCTTAGCCCATTTCCAGGACATTAGGCATCTTTAGGGATGTGTGAAAGCTGACCCTGAGGTAAGTTAACTGGAGGGTCATTACACTCACACCATACTGAATAGCAAATGGTGCAAGCAACCGTACTGATACACACTTGAAAATATGAATAACATAGTAATATGCCCACAGTGTTGTAAACTGATAACTTGTAGCCTGGAAAGTCAGCCCAAAGGTGGACCCATCCACAAAATCTGAGGTCGGGAAGTCTGAccagaattgagtatgacgacATCAAGTTAGATAACTTGTGCTTCTTCAATCAATGAGAAATGTAACAACTAATTTTGCAGAAATGGGTTTTAGGATATTGTCCTATGGGTGTCCTATTACTGTAAGTCCGAGAAGTCAAAGTGGACATACATTATGTAAAAGTTTGAATGGTATTGCCCTTAACACTTTCCTCAAGAGCTGCATATCAGCATGTTTGGTGGACACCAATCATGATAAAGCAAAATGAATTTGTTCTGAAAGGGAGGGTTTATCTGATTTTGGCCTTACCCCGGGTGAAGTGTACTTGTTCACCACGAAGGGCCCAAGTTTGAAATCACATAGCCTCAGAAAGATGTTGAAAGCTGGGCCTAAATCGGAGACAGTGCAAGAGACAAAGTCAGCATTAGATGAGTGGACTGTCCACTAAATAATAatgctgtcc from Sardina pilchardus chromosome 2, fSarPil1.1, whole genome shotgun sequence includes the following:
- the mfsd8l2 gene encoding major facilitator superfamily domain-containing protein 8 isoform X1; this translates as MDTQQKKKLSFITIGLIFLLSGIEYAVILPTIWRYLQILDAPPFFLGLGLSAFSLSGLLSGPLFGHWSDRTRKTKTILLLANVFEIVGNFMYFLGYSKWLLLSSRLVAGIGAGAGSSIFGYLTRNTVSGERAQVFAAIMACRQAGLLIGPAFNIFLRLCDFKLGPFVVNKYTSPGLFMCGMWLLLQLAVALLYWDLSPAESSELQTVVRPKQQQQQQQADDGEEEEPLMGAEEEPADTYGAVIVDPQQESEAQCSPGRLSPPPPSSPASPKAEEPDPFEDFSARKEFLREEVIVLLTTQFITLFNQTALETMVTPLTQRYFGFGELGNSVMYSLCGVEVILGFFFVRWLSSRVADRAVLAAGLVICAVACVWCLLFLAKPRGGYSVELAEFGVGVFLQLLGLPFVAVATVSLFSKVTAEKTQGFSQGVRRSIGGVATILGPLWAGGLTGNLYLMLGMMMALLLLVMVMVVLSYERLVEPPVVQHASDSTESEG
- the mfsd8l2 gene encoding major facilitator superfamily domain-containing protein 8 isoform X2, producing MDTQQKKKLSFITIGLIFLLSGIEYAVILPTIWRYLQILDAPPFFLGLGLSAFSLSGLLSGPLFGHWSDRTRKTKTILLLANVFEIVGIGAGAGSSIFGYLTRNTVSGERAQVFAAIMACRQAGLLIGPAFNIFLRLCDFKLGPFVVNKYTSPGLFMCGMWLLLQLAVALLYWDLSPAESSELQTVVRPKQQQQQQQADDGEEEEPLMGAEEEPADTYGAVIVDPQQESEAQCSPGRLSPPPPSSPASPKAEEPDPFEDFSARKEFLREEVIVLLTTQFITLFNQTALETMVTPLTQRYFGFGELGNSVMYSLCGVEVILGFFFVRWLSSRVADRAVLAAGLVICAVACVWCLLFLAKPRGGYSVELAEFGVGVFLQLLGLPFVAVATVSLFSKVTAEKTQGFSQGVRRSIGGVATILGPLWAGGLTGNLYLMLGMMMALLLLVMVMVVLSYERLVEPPVVQHASDSTESEG